Proteins from a genomic interval of Haemophilus parainfluenzae T3T1:
- a CDS encoding OmpA family protein — MKLSRILLSAVAVATVAACGNLSKVTEAGTPEYKEVDGQQVPQLVWPKIDKAGFNHDGSQFGSWPNWDNVRMIERGMNKDQLYNLIGRPHFSEGLYGVEEWDYAFNYRENGVHKICQYKILFDKNHNAQSFFWYPNGCNGNSAFTLSGDFLFDFDKDTLTPRGKEVVDNVAAQLKETGAKEVKVAGYTDRLGSDAYNLDLSQRRANRVKARLIEDGVTSEITAVGYGKVPQVKACNGYKHASKAEKDCLRPNRRVEITASGSVLKLQEGGQTNGGTQGPAPLYQK, encoded by the coding sequence ATGAAATTATCTCGTATTTTATTATCTGCAGTTGCAGTAGCAACAGTTGCTGCTTGTGGTAACTTGAGCAAAGTTACAGAAGCTGGTACACCAGAATATAAAGAAGTTGATGGTCAACAAGTACCACAACTTGTATGGCCTAAAATTGATAAAGCAGGCTTCAACCATGATGGTAGCCAGTTCGGTTCATGGCCAAACTGGGACAACGTTCGTATGATCGAACGTGGTATGAACAAAGACCAATTATATAACCTAATCGGTCGTCCACACTTCTCTGAAGGTTTATACGGTGTTGAAGAGTGGGATTATGCGTTCAACTATCGTGAGAATGGTGTTCACAAAATTTGTCAATACAAAATATTATTTGACAAAAACCACAATGCTCAAAGCTTCTTCTGGTATCCAAACGGTTGTAACGGAAACTCAGCATTTACTTTAAGTGGTGACTTCTTGTTCGACTTCGATAAAGATACTTTAACTCCACGTGGTAAAGAAGTTGTTGATAACGTTGCAGCACAATTAAAAGAAACTGGTGCTAAAGAAGTTAAAGTTGCAGGTTATACTGACCGTTTAGGTTCTGATGCTTACAACTTAGATCTTTCTCAACGTCGTGCAAACCGTGTTAAAGCTCGTTTAATTGAAGATGGCGTAACATCTGAAATTACAGCTGTTGGTTACGGTAAAGTGCCACAAGTTAAAGCTTGTAATGGTTACAAACACGCAAGTAAAGCTGAGAAAGACTGTTTACGTCCAAACCGTCGTGTAGAAATCACTGCTTCTGGTTCTGTATTAAAATTACAAGAAGGTGGTCAAACTAACGGTGGAACTCAAGGTCCAGCACCTCTTTATCAAAAATAA
- the sohB gene encoding protease SohB, whose protein sequence is MWSDILTGYGIFILEILTILLVIAAIVAMIISAKQRNAAHHGELVVIDLSEEFKETVKHLRDFQLSEEELKQAEKTEKKAKKQEAKALKAKLKNGEKAALKPCVYVLDFKGDISASETTALREEISAIINVAKADDEVLLRLESPGGVVHGYGLAASQLARLKQKGIKLTVAVDKVAASGGYMMACVADKIVSAPFAIIGSIGVVAQIPNIHRLLKKHDVDVDVMTAGEFKRTVTVLGENTEKGKQKFQAELEETHQLFKQFVAQNRPHLDVDKVATGEHWFGQQALELQLVDELATSDDIILEKMKDKSVIAVKYKVKKPLLQKIGKQAEESIEGIIHRNLTKNGQDFIQ, encoded by the coding sequence ATGTGGTCTGATATTTTGACCGGCTATGGCATTTTTATTTTGGAGATTTTAACGATTTTACTTGTGATTGCTGCTATTGTCGCAATGATTATTTCTGCAAAGCAACGTAATGCGGCACATCATGGTGAATTAGTTGTGATAGATCTTTCTGAGGAATTTAAGGAAACAGTTAAGCATTTACGCGATTTCCAACTTTCAGAAGAAGAGCTTAAACAAGCGGAAAAAACAGAGAAGAAAGCCAAAAAACAAGAAGCAAAGGCTTTAAAAGCAAAATTAAAAAACGGTGAGAAAGCAGCACTTAAACCTTGTGTTTACGTGCTCGATTTTAAGGGTGATATTTCTGCATCAGAAACAACCGCACTTCGTGAGGAAATTTCTGCGATTATTAATGTGGCGAAAGCAGATGATGAAGTCTTGCTACGTTTAGAAAGCCCAGGTGGTGTTGTTCATGGTTATGGTTTGGCCGCCTCGCAGTTAGCTCGCTTAAAACAAAAAGGGATTAAATTAACGGTTGCAGTCGATAAGGTTGCTGCAAGTGGTGGGTATATGATGGCTTGTGTGGCAGATAAAATTGTTTCCGCACCTTTTGCGATTATCGGTTCTATTGGTGTGGTTGCACAAATCCCTAATATTCATCGTTTATTAAAAAAACATGATGTCGATGTTGATGTGATGACAGCCGGGGAGTTTAAACGTACAGTCACAGTGTTAGGTGAGAATACCGAAAAAGGAAAACAGAAATTCCAAGCTGAACTTGAAGAAACCCATCAATTATTTAAACAATTTGTGGCCCAAAATCGACCGCACTTAGATGTGGATAAAGTCGCAACTGGTGAACATTGGTTTGGTCAGCAAGCTCTAGAGCTTCAGCTAGTCGATGAGTTAGCAACCAGTGATGATATTATTCTCGAAAAAATGAAAGATAAGTCTGTGATCGCTGTGAAATATAAAGTGAAAAAGCCACTTTTACAAAAAATAGGTAAGCAAGCTGAAGAGAGTATTGAGGGAATTATTCATCGAAATTTAACAAAAAATGGGCAAGATTTTATTCAATAA
- the asnS gene encoding asparagine--tRNA ligase — translation MSKVASIVDVLQGKIAIGEKVTVRGWVRTRRDSKAGLSFLAVYDGSCFDPIQAIVNNDIENYESEVLRLTTGCSVIVTGTIVESPAEGQAVELQAEKVEVTGFVEDPDTYPMAAKRHSIEYLREVAHLRPRTNIIGAVARVRHCLAQAIHRFFHEQGFYWVATPLITASDTEGAGEMFRVSTLDLENLPRGEDGKVDFSQDFFGKESFLTVSGQLNGETYACALSKIYTFGPTFRAENSNTTRHLAEFWMVEPEVAFATLADNAKLAEDMLKYVFRAVLTERKDDLKFFEKHVDKDVITRLENFVNSDFAQIDYTDAIDVLLKSGKKFEFPVSWGIDLSSEHERFLAEEYFKSPVVVKNYPKDIKAFYMRLNDDGKTVAAMDVLAPGIGEIIGGSQREERLDVLDKRMEEMGLNPEDYWWYRDLRKYGTVPHSGFGLGFERLIVYVTGVQNIRDVIPFPRAPRNANF, via the coding sequence ATGTCTAAAGTTGCATCTATTGTTGATGTGTTACAAGGTAAAATCGCTATTGGCGAAAAAGTTACCGTACGCGGCTGGGTTCGTACCCGTCGTGATTCTAAAGCGGGTCTTTCTTTCCTTGCTGTTTATGACGGCTCTTGCTTTGATCCTATTCAAGCAATTGTTAATAACGATATTGAAAATTATGAGAGCGAAGTCTTACGCTTAACAACGGGTTGCTCTGTTATCGTAACTGGTACTATTGTTGAGTCACCTGCTGAAGGTCAAGCTGTTGAACTTCAAGCTGAAAAAGTAGAAGTGACAGGGTTTGTAGAAGATCCTGACACTTATCCTATGGCAGCAAAACGTCACTCAATTGAATACTTACGTGAAGTGGCACACTTACGTCCTCGTACTAATATTATCGGTGCCGTGGCGCGTGTTCGTCACTGCTTAGCACAAGCTATTCATCGTTTCTTCCATGAACAAGGCTTCTACTGGGTCGCTACTCCATTAATTACTGCTTCAGACACTGAAGGTGCGGGTGAAATGTTCCGTGTTTCAACGCTTGATTTAGAAAATCTTCCTCGTGGTGAAGATGGTAAAGTCGATTTCAGCCAAGACTTCTTTGGGAAAGAATCATTTTTAACGGTTTCAGGTCAATTAAACGGTGAAACTTATGCTTGCGCATTAAGCAAAATCTATACTTTCGGTCCAACATTCCGAGCTGAAAATTCAAATACAACTCGTCACCTTGCAGAATTCTGGATGGTTGAACCTGAAGTAGCTTTTGCAACGCTTGCTGACAATGCTAAATTAGCAGAAGACATGTTGAAATACGTGTTCCGTGCAGTACTTACCGAGCGCAAAGATGACTTGAAATTCTTTGAAAAACATGTAGATAAAGATGTTATTACTCGTTTAGAAAACTTTGTAAACTCTGATTTTGCTCAAATCGACTATACCGATGCGATCGATGTATTATTAAAATCAGGTAAAAAATTCGAGTTCCCAGTATCTTGGGGTATCGATTTGTCTTCTGAACATGAACGTTTCTTAGCGGAAGAATATTTCAAATCACCTGTTGTTGTGAAGAACTATCCGAAAGATATTAAAGCCTTCTATATGCGTTTAAATGATGATGGTAAAACCGTTGCAGCAATGGATGTTCTCGCCCCAGGAATTGGTGAAATCATCGGTGGTTCTCAACGTGAAGAACGTTTAGACGTATTAGATAAACGTATGGAAGAAATGGGCTTAAATCCTGAAGATTACTGGTGGTATCGTGATCTTCGTAAATATGGTACCGTACCACATTCAGGCTTTGGTCTTGGTTTTGAACGCTTAATTGTTTATGTAACAGGCGTACAAAATATTCGCGATGTGATTCCATTCCCTCGCGCACCAAGAAATGCAAACTTCTAA
- the can gene encoding carbonate dehydratase has product MDKIKQLFANNYSWAQRMKEENSTYFKELADHQTPHYLWIGCSDSRVPAEKLTNLEPGELFVHRNVANQVIHTDLNCLSVVQYAVDVLEIEHIIICGHTNCGGIKAAMQDKDLGLINNWLLHIRDIWFKHGHILGKLSAEKRADMLTKLNVAEQVYNLGRSSIVKSAWERGQNLSLHGWVYDVNDGFLVDQGVIATSRETLEISYRNAIARLSSLAEEDILKKELSENEE; this is encoded by the coding sequence ATGGACAAAATTAAACAGCTCTTTGCTAACAATTACAGTTGGGCGCAAAGAATGAAGGAAGAAAATTCCACTTATTTTAAAGAACTGGCTGATCATCAAACCCCTCATTATCTTTGGATTGGCTGCTCTGATAGCCGTGTTCCCGCCGAAAAATTAACAAATCTTGAACCTGGCGAGTTATTTGTTCATCGTAATGTAGCCAACCAGGTTATCCATACCGATTTAAACTGTCTTTCTGTTGTGCAATATGCCGTTGATGTACTCGAAATTGAACATATCATTATCTGTGGCCACACAAATTGCGGTGGTATTAAAGCAGCTATGCAAGATAAAGATCTTGGATTAATCAATAACTGGTTACTCCATATTCGTGATATCTGGTTCAAACATGGGCACATATTGGGAAAACTTTCTGCAGAAAAACGTGCAGATATGTTAACTAAATTAAATGTGGCAGAACAAGTTTATAACCTTGGACGTTCTTCTATCGTAAAAAGTGCTTGGGAACGAGGACAAAATCTTTCTCTACATGGATGGGTGTATGATGTAAATGATGGATTCTTAGTAGATCAAGGTGTAATTGCAACAAGCCGAGAAACCCTTGAAATATCTTATCGCAATGCCATTGCTCGTTTATCTAGCCTAGCGGAAGAAGATATTCTGAAAAAAGAACTCTCTGAAAACGAAGAATAA
- the bioD gene encoding dethiobiotin synthase, which translates to MSSFFVAGTDTDVGKTTACRAIIQALQAKGVRIVGYKPIACSCEEGIYPVENQSNESQTDYDADNNSDVLALMDATNEPVSYQEVNSYTFAHSLPMLTRDKSRIKLSKIDQALTTLVKKYQSVVVEGSFGLLTPMAEGKSFADWVVEHKMPIVLVVGIKEGCINHALLTAQVIKQLGVPLLGWIANRINPCLGHYKEVIEILEAQIDAPLLGKIPYIHKPESQELGHYLTNIDRLMYMQTELVK; encoded by the coding sequence ATGAGTAGTTTCTTTGTGGCAGGTACAGATACCGACGTGGGTAAGACCACCGCCTGCCGTGCCATTATTCAGGCATTACAAGCAAAGGGCGTGCGAATTGTGGGTTATAAGCCAATAGCTTGTAGCTGTGAAGAGGGTATCTATCCTGTCGAAAATCAGTCTAATGAATCCCAAACAGATTATGATGCTGACAATAATTCAGATGTGTTAGCTTTAATGGATGCAACGAATGAGCCCGTATCTTATCAAGAAGTAAATAGCTATACTTTTGCTCATTCTTTGCCGATGCTGACTCGAGATAAATCACGCATTAAATTAAGCAAGATTGATCAGGCTTTAACGACATTAGTTAAAAAATATCAATCTGTTGTCGTGGAAGGCTCATTTGGCTTACTCACCCCCATGGCGGAAGGTAAAAGCTTTGCTGATTGGGTTGTTGAGCATAAAATGCCCATTGTATTGGTTGTTGGCATTAAGGAAGGCTGTATCAATCATGCACTACTTACTGCTCAAGTAATTAAACAACTTGGCGTGCCTTTACTGGGTTGGATTGCGAATCGAATTAATCCTTGCTTGGGCCACTACAAAGAAGTTATAGAGATTTTAGAAGCTCAGATTGATGCACCATTATTAGGGAAAATTCCTTATATCCATAAACCAGAATCCCAAGAGTTAGGACATTATTTAACGAATATTGATCGCTTAATGTATATGCAGACAGAATTAGTTAAATAG
- a CDS encoding YcgL domain-containing protein yields MLCAIYKSKRKPGCYLYISKRDDFSAVPDILMQSFGKPQFLMPFNLKGSKPLVQADKDEVMEKITQQGFYLQMPKQDDGLFNSLSEIK; encoded by the coding sequence ATGTTATGTGCAATTTATAAAAGTAAACGTAAACCTGGCTGTTACCTTTACATTTCCAAACGAGATGATTTTTCAGCTGTACCAGATATATTGATGCAGAGTTTTGGTAAACCTCAGTTTCTTATGCCTTTCAATTTGAAAGGAAGTAAACCGCTTGTTCAGGCTGATAAAGATGAAGTCATGGAGAAAATTACCCAGCAAGGATTTTATCTTCAGATGCCAAAACAGGATGATGGGTTATTTAATAGTTTGAGTGAGATCAAATAA
- a CDS encoding histone, with amino-acid sequence MKKSVLAALVLGASLAVTGCFDKQETAQKVDASKDAAANATAQVKDVAASAANDVKDAAKEAAADVKNAASDAMNSVKEAATNAKEAAADKKDAAVEKVAEAKDVAVVKVTEAKDSAVAKVEEAKDAAANKVAEAKEAVSSKVEEVKNAASEAKDAAVNKATEMKDAAADKAAEVKEAVTK; translated from the coding sequence ATGAAAAAATCAGTATTAGCTGCATTAGTATTAGGTGCATCTTTAGCGGTAACAGGTTGTTTCGATAAACAAGAAACCGCTCAAAAAGTTGACGCATCAAAAGATGCAGCAGCAAACGCCACTGCACAAGTTAAAGATGTAGCAGCTTCAGCAGCTAACGATGTGAAAGATGCAGCAAAAGAAGCTGCAGCTGATGTTAAAAATGCAGCAAGTGATGCAATGAATTCTGTAAAAGAAGCTGCAACAAATGCTAAAGAAGCTGCAGCAGACAAAAAAGATGCAGCAGTAGAAAAAGTAGCTGAAGCGAAAGATGTAGCTGTAGTTAAAGTGACAGAAGCGAAAGATTCAGCCGTTGCTAAAGTAGAAGAAGCAAAAGATGCAGCAGCTAATAAAGTAGCTGAAGCAAAAGAAGCCGTATCTTCTAAAGTTGAAGAGGTAAAAAATGCCGCTTCTGAAGCAAAAGATGCTGCAGTAAATAAAGCCACAGAAATGAAAGATGCAGCGGCAGATAAAGCAGCTGAAGTAAAAGAAGCTGTGACTAAATAA
- the sixA gene encoding phosphohistidine phosphatase SixA, translating into MKIFIMRHGEAEVVASSDETRRLTDYGRKQSISQGQWLKTHLNSTALSVQKVIVSPYVRAQETFELVNSALDNILSDVETWSGITPYGNATLVADYLSVLQEQGIESVLLVSHLPLVGSIVSELYGKRNPISFYPSTIVQIDWNGEKGIIEAFHYPKENEVFD; encoded by the coding sequence ATGAAAATTTTTATTATGCGACATGGGGAGGCTGAAGTAGTGGCTTCATCAGATGAGACTCGGCGTTTAACTGACTATGGACGCAAACAATCAATATCACAAGGTCAATGGCTTAAAACACATCTAAATTCAACCGCACTTTCAGTTCAGAAAGTGATTGTCAGTCCTTATGTTCGTGCTCAAGAAACGTTTGAACTTGTCAATTCAGCGTTAGACAATATTCTTAGTGATGTTGAAACTTGGAGTGGGATTACACCTTATGGGAATGCGACACTGGTAGCAGATTATTTATCTGTTTTGCAGGAACAAGGCATTGAAAGTGTTTTGCTCGTTTCTCATTTACCTTTAGTAGGAAGCATTGTTTCAGAGCTTTATGGTAAGAGAAATCCTATCAGTTTTTATCCCTCAACGATCGTTCAAATTGACTGGAATGGAGAAAAAGGCATCATTGAAGCTTTCCATTATCCAAAAGAAAATGAAGTTTTTGATTAA
- the glmM gene encoding phosphoglucosamine mutase, whose amino-acid sequence MANRKYFGTDGVRGKVGTYPITPDFALKLGWAAGKVLASQGSRTVLIGKDTRISGYMLESALEAGLAAAGLTAAFTGPMPTPAVAYLTRTFRLEAGIVISASHNPYYDNGIKFFSSQGTKLPDDIEEAIEAMLDQPMDCVESADLGKASRISDAAGRYIEFCKSTFPAHLGLDGYKIVVDCANGATYHIAPNVLRELGAEVIEIGATPNGININEKCGATDVKALQEKVLETKADVGLAYDGDGDRIMMVDHLGNKVDGDQILFIIAREALRSGQLKGGVVGTLMSNMSLEIALKMLGVPFVRANVGDRYVLEKMVEHGWTLGGENSGHIIIADKNTTGDGIIASLAVLSAMVQHRLSLNELASAVKLFPQVLINVRFAGGANPLESEAVKAVAADVEKRLEGKGRILLRKSGTEPLIRVMVECEDGALAKQCAEEIAEAVKAN is encoded by the coding sequence ATGGCAAATCGTAAATATTTCGGTACTGATGGTGTACGTGGAAAAGTGGGTACATATCCAATCACGCCAGATTTCGCATTGAAATTAGGTTGGGCTGCAGGTAAGGTTTTAGCCTCTCAAGGTTCTCGCACGGTATTAATCGGGAAAGATACTCGTATTTCAGGTTATATGTTGGAATCTGCACTTGAAGCAGGTTTAGCTGCAGCAGGATTAACCGCTGCATTTACTGGTCCAATGCCAACACCTGCCGTGGCGTATTTAACCCGCACTTTCCGTCTAGAAGCGGGTATTGTCATTTCGGCATCACATAATCCTTATTATGATAACGGGATTAAATTCTTCTCTTCACAAGGCACAAAATTACCAGATGATATTGAAGAAGCGATTGAAGCCATGCTTGATCAGCCAATGGATTGTGTGGAGTCTGCTGATTTAGGTAAAGCAAGCCGTATCAGTGATGCCGCAGGACGTTATATCGAATTTTGTAAAAGCACTTTCCCTGCACATCTTGGTTTAGATGGTTATAAAATCGTAGTGGATTGTGCAAATGGTGCGACCTACCACATTGCACCAAATGTATTACGTGAATTAGGTGCTGAAGTAATTGAAATTGGTGCTACTCCAAATGGGATTAATATCAATGAGAAATGTGGTGCAACCGATGTAAAAGCATTACAAGAAAAAGTGCTTGAAACTAAAGCGGATGTTGGCTTAGCTTATGATGGTGATGGCGACCGTATTATGATGGTGGATCACTTAGGTAATAAGGTAGATGGCGACCAAATTCTTTTCATTATCGCTCGTGAAGCTTTACGTTCAGGTCAATTAAAAGGTGGCGTAGTCGGCACATTAATGAGTAATATGAGCCTAGAAATTGCCTTAAAAATGTTAGGTGTGCCTTTCGTTCGTGCTAATGTTGGTGACCGTTATGTATTAGAAAAAATGGTAGAGCATGGCTGGACATTAGGTGGAGAAAACTCAGGCCATATCATTATTGCTGATAAAAACACAACAGGTGATGGTATTATTGCATCGTTAGCGGTATTAAGTGCAATGGTTCAACATCGTTTATCATTAAACGAGCTTGCAAGTGCAGTGAAATTGTTCCCTCAAGTGTTGATTAATGTTCGTTTTGCGGGCGGTGCAAATCCATTAGAAAGTGAAGCAGTAAAAGCGGTAGCCGCTGATGTGGAAAAACGCTTAGAAGGTAAAGGTCGAATTTTACTGCGTAAGTCTGGTACTGAGCCACTTATTCGCGTAATGGTGGAATGTGAAGACGGTGCACTTGCAAAACAATGCGCAGAAGAAATTGCAGAAGCAGTGAAAGCGAATTAA
- the folP gene encoding dihydropteroate synthase, translating to MKLYANNKCLDLSFPQIMGILNFTPDSFSDSGQFFSLDKALFQVEKMLNEGATIIDIGGESTRPMAEEVSETEELQRVIPLVEAVQKRFECWISVDTSKAIVMQEAAKVGMDLINDIRALREPGALEIAGQLNLPTCIMHMQGQPRTMQTNPHYDDVVQDVYQFLTDRTQACLAAGIAKENIIWDMGFGFGKTVQHNYKLLQQLAHFCESGYPVLAGLSRKSMIGAVLDKPVTERVVGSVAGALIAAQNGSTILRVHDVAATADALKVWQATQQA from the coding sequence ATGAAACTTTATGCTAATAACAAATGTCTAGATTTATCATTCCCTCAAATTATGGGGATTTTGAATTTCACACCTGATTCGTTTTCTGATAGCGGGCAGTTTTTCAGTCTAGACAAAGCATTATTTCAAGTTGAAAAAATGCTGAACGAAGGTGCAACAATTATTGATATTGGCGGTGAATCAACTCGTCCAATGGCGGAAGAAGTGTCTGAAACTGAAGAATTGCAACGAGTGATACCTTTGGTTGAAGCCGTGCAAAAACGTTTTGAGTGTTGGATTTCAGTGGATACCTCTAAAGCAATTGTGATGCAAGAAGCGGCGAAGGTCGGCATGGATTTAATCAATGATATTCGTGCTCTACGTGAACCTGGTGCACTCGAAATAGCAGGACAGTTGAATTTACCCACTTGTATTATGCATATGCAAGGACAACCTCGTACAATGCAAACTAATCCGCATTACGATGATGTGGTTCAAGATGTTTATCAGTTTTTAACTGATAGAACTCAAGCTTGTTTAGCAGCAGGCATAGCCAAAGAAAATATTATTTGGGATATGGGGTTTGGTTTTGGTAAAACAGTACAGCATAACTACAAGCTTTTACAACAGTTGGCTCACTTCTGTGAAAGCGGATATCCTGTTTTAGCAGGGCTTTCACGCAAATCGATGATTGGTGCTGTATTAGATAAGCCCGTGACTGAACGTGTTGTAGGAAGTGTAGCTGGCGCATTAATTGCGGCACAAAATGGATCGACAATTTTGCGTGTACATGATGTAGCAGCAACAGCAGATGCCTTGAAGGTATGGCAGGCAACGCAACAAGCGTAA
- the ftsH gene encoding ATP-dependent zinc metalloprotease FtsH produces MVKNLVLWVVVAVVMMTAYQSFNSNGVSDSTDYTTFVYDVSNSQVKEARFDANEITVTKNDGSKYMTVMPPLEDKKLLDDLLNKKVKIEGTPFEKRSLLSQILISWFPMLFLVGVWIFFMRQMQGGGGKAMSFGKSRAKMLNQDQIKVTFADVAGCDEAKEEVGEVVDFLREPKKFQNLGGKIPKGILMVGPPGTGKTLLAKAIAGEAKVPFFTISGSDFVEMFVGVGASRVRDMFEQAKKNAPCLIFIDEIDAVGRQRGAGLGGGHDEREQTLNQMLVEMDGFGGNEGVIVIAATNRPDVLDPALTRPGRFDRQVVVGLPDVKGREQILKVHMRKVPVADDVDAMTLARGTPGYSGADLANLVNEAALFAARSNKRTVSMLEFEKAKDKINMGPERRTMIMTDKQKESTAYHEAGHAIVGYLVPEHDPVHKVTIIPRGRALGVTFFLPEGDQISISQKQLESKLSTLYAGRLAEDLIYGEENISTGASNDIKVATNIARNMVTQWGFSDKLGPILYTEDEGEVFLGRSMAKAKHMSDETAHAIDEEVRAIVNRNYARARQILIDNMDILHAMKDALVKYETIEEEQIKQLMNREPVTPPSGWEDNKDTKPTAKPKEEKTESAVNHSEDPEA; encoded by the coding sequence ATGGTCAAAAATCTAGTTCTATGGGTTGTGGTTGCAGTTGTCATGATGACAGCTTACCAAAGTTTTAACTCCAATGGCGTGAGTGACTCAACAGATTACACAACTTTTGTGTATGATGTGAGTAATAGTCAAGTGAAAGAAGCGCGTTTTGATGCGAATGAAATCACTGTGACCAAAAATGACGGTTCTAAATATATGACCGTTATGCCACCGTTGGAAGATAAAAAACTCTTAGATGACTTATTAAATAAAAAAGTCAAAATCGAAGGTACGCCTTTTGAAAAACGTAGTTTACTATCACAAATTTTGATTTCGTGGTTCCCGATGCTATTCCTTGTTGGGGTATGGATTTTCTTCATGCGCCAAATGCAAGGTGGTGGTGGCAAAGCCATGAGCTTTGGTAAAAGTCGCGCTAAAATGCTGAACCAAGACCAAATCAAAGTCACTTTTGCGGACGTTGCAGGTTGCGATGAAGCAAAAGAAGAAGTCGGTGAAGTGGTTGATTTCTTGCGTGAACCGAAAAAATTCCAAAACCTTGGCGGTAAAATTCCAAAAGGTATCTTGATGGTTGGCCCTCCAGGTACAGGTAAAACTTTATTAGCTAAGGCTATTGCGGGGGAAGCAAAAGTACCTTTCTTTACCATTTCAGGTTCTGACTTTGTAGAGATGTTTGTGGGTGTTGGTGCTTCTCGTGTACGTGATATGTTCGAGCAAGCGAAGAAAAATGCACCATGCTTAATCTTTATTGATGAAATTGATGCGGTAGGTCGTCAACGTGGTGCCGGCTTAGGTGGTGGACACGATGAGCGTGAACAAACCCTTAACCAGATGTTAGTTGAAATGGATGGTTTCGGTGGTAACGAAGGCGTAATCGTTATTGCCGCAACGAACCGTCCAGATGTACTTGACCCTGCACTAACTCGTCCAGGCCGTTTTGACCGTCAAGTTGTTGTGGGCTTACCAGATGTGAAAGGCCGTGAGCAAATTTTAAAAGTACACATGCGTAAAGTGCCAGTTGCTGATGATGTTGATGCGATGACACTTGCTCGTGGTACACCAGGTTATTCAGGTGCGGATTTAGCGAACTTGGTTAATGAAGCGGCATTATTTGCTGCGCGTAGCAATAAACGTACTGTATCGATGCTTGAGTTTGAAAAAGCCAAAGATAAGATCAATATGGGACCTGAACGTCGCACCATGATCATGACGGATAAACAAAAAGAATCTACAGCGTACCATGAAGCGGGTCACGCGATTGTGGGTTACTTAGTGCCTGAACATGATCCGGTACATAAAGTGACGATTATTCCTCGTGGCCGTGCATTAGGTGTAACTTTCTTCTTACCTGAAGGCGATCAAATTAGTATCAGCCAAAAACAATTAGAAAGTAAACTTTCAACACTTTATGCGGGACGCTTAGCAGAAGATTTGATTTATGGTGAAGAAAATATTTCTACCGGTGCATCTAACGATATTAAAGTGGCAACGAATATTGCACGTAATATGGTGACTCAATGGGGCTTCTCAGATAAACTCGGTCCGATTCTTTACACTGAAGATGAAGGCGAAGTGTTCTTAGGTCGCTCAATGGCGAAAGCAAAACATATGTCTGACGAAACAGCACATGCAATTGATGAAGAAGTTCGTGCTATTGTAAATCGTAACTATGCGAGAGCAAGACAGATTTTGATCGACAATATGGATATTCTTCACGCCATGAAAGATGCGTTAGTGAAATATGAAACCATTGAAGAAGAACAAATCAAGCAATTGATGAATCGTGAACCTGTTACACCACCATCTGGTTGGGAAGATAACAAAGACACGAAACCAACAGCAAAACCGAAGGAAGAGAAAACTGAAAGTGCGGTTAATCATTCAGAAGATCCTGAAGCATAA